The following are encoded in a window of Pantanalinema sp. genomic DNA:
- a CDS encoding YbaB/EbfC family nucleoid-associated protein: MPGGFGGGMDLQKMMKQAQKMQEDLMKAQENLGSQTVEGTAGGGAVTVSANGHKEITGIKIKPEAVDPDDVETLEDLVLAAVRDAQAKAGALADNQIGGVTGGLNIPGFGGR, encoded by the coding sequence ATGCCCGGCGGGTTCGGCGGGGGGATGGACCTCCAGAAGATGATGAAGCAGGCCCAGAAGATGCAGGAGGACCTCATGAAGGCCCAGGAGAACCTGGGCTCGCAGACGGTCGAGGGCACCGCTGGCGGCGGCGCCGTCACCGTGAGCGCCAATGGCCACAAGGAGATCACCGGCATCAAGATCAAGCCCGAGGCGGTCGATCCCGACGACGTCGAGACCCTCGAGGACCTGGTGCTCGCCGCCGTCCGCGACGCGCAGGCCAAGGCCGGAGCCCTCGCCGATAACCAGATCGGCGGGGTGACCGGCGGCCTCAACATCCCGGGCTTCGGCGGCAGGTAG
- the recR gene encoding recombination mediator RecR, with protein MFYSKPLAKLIEELQKLPGIGPKSAQRLAFHLLKQPDADVKRLAQSLLDAKEQIRLCSVCSNLSVLDPCELCAHPGRDVSTVCVVAEPKDLVAVERTKEYKGRYHVLQGLISPMDGIGPEQLKIQELLARLTPGEIQEVILAINPSIEGEVTTLYLSRMLKPLGVRVTRIAFGLPVGGDLEYADEMTLVKALEGRREV; from the coding sequence GTGTTCTACTCCAAGCCCCTCGCCAAGCTCATCGAAGAGCTCCAGAAGCTCCCGGGCATCGGCCCCAAGAGCGCGCAGCGCCTCGCCTTCCACCTGCTCAAGCAGCCGGATGCCGACGTCAAGCGCCTCGCGCAGAGCCTGCTCGATGCCAAGGAGCAGATCCGCCTGTGCTCGGTCTGCTCCAACCTGAGCGTGCTCGACCCATGCGAGCTGTGCGCCCACCCGGGCCGCGACGTGTCCACCGTCTGCGTGGTCGCCGAGCCCAAGGACCTGGTCGCCGTCGAGCGGACCAAGGAGTACAAGGGCCGGTACCACGTGCTGCAGGGCCTGATCTCGCCCATGGACGGGATCGGTCCCGAGCAGCTCAAGATCCAGGAACTGCTCGCCCGGCTCACCCCGGGCGAGATCCAGGAGGTCATCCTCGCCATCAACCCCTCGATCGAGGGCGAGGTGACCACCCTCTACCTCAGCCGCATGCTCAAGCCGCTGGGCGTCCGGGTGACCCGAATCGCCTTCGGCCTGCCCGTGGGCGGCGACCTCGAATACGCGGACGAGATGACCCTCGTGAAGGCCCTCGAGGGCCGACGCGAGGTCTAG
- a CDS encoding alpha/beta fold hydrolase, with amino-acid sequence MKQPIGVLLLHGFTGLPETVDGLIPHLKAAGIPFRMPAMRGHWTQPRDLVGVTAKDWLEDATAALDDLLVEAERVVLVGLSMGALITLQLAISREADLAGVVAVAPALRVADPLAPYCHLMAKVVPYWWMPPAPKGTAYGTAKNYAIFPTKAFVEFYELGREVETLLDKVKVPIRILVSKADKTIKPESSQVIYDRVGSTDKDLHWFERSGHEMMIDWEKDRVFDLIMDFVRTRQPAQAS; translated from the coding sequence ATGAAGCAGCCCATCGGCGTCCTCTTGCTCCACGGCTTCACCGGCCTGCCGGAAACGGTGGACGGCCTGATCCCCCACCTCAAGGCCGCAGGCATCCCCTTCCGGATGCCCGCCATGCGCGGCCACTGGACCCAGCCGCGGGACCTGGTGGGGGTCACGGCCAAGGACTGGCTCGAAGACGCCACCGCGGCGCTCGACGACCTGCTCGTCGAGGCGGAGCGAGTCGTGCTGGTCGGGCTCTCGATGGGGGCCCTCATCACCCTCCAGCTCGCCATTTCCCGCGAAGCGGACCTCGCCGGGGTGGTGGCGGTGGCCCCCGCCCTGCGCGTCGCGGACCCCCTCGCCCCCTACTGCCACCTCATGGCCAAGGTCGTGCCCTACTGGTGGATGCCCCCGGCCCCCAAGGGCACGGCGTACGGCACTGCCAAGAACTACGCCATCTTCCCCACCAAGGCGTTCGTCGAGTTCTACGAGCTCGGGCGCGAGGTCGAGACCCTGCTCGACAAGGTGAAGGTGCCGATCCGCATCCTCGTCTCGAAGGCCGACAAGACCATCAAGCCCGAATCCTCACAGGTCATCTACGACCGCGTCGGCTCGACTGACAAGGACCTCCACTGGTTCGAGCGCTCCGGCCACGAGATGATGATCGACTGGGAGAAGGACCGCGTCTTCGACCTCATCATGGACTTCGTCCGGACGCGACAGCCGGCCCAGGCCTCGTAA
- a CDS encoding LysM peptidoglycan-binding domain-containing protein codes for MLLAFDVPATAKVAPLRAPALTSAPSAARASKPAGDTVKLSSQRWITVTPGKDSLQVPVTKATTFYSLARAYATDYAGDNTFGQADGKDTARFIEELKKVNGLTSDVLRPGQVLTIPTDPKRTNVNLVLAIAVQKGTDARRKAGEKVAELDFSKVKIEAGPLDSYKVSVRKKGGTDDQLFHVMDDLSGQRPDGYRVMLPGEVTFGR; via the coding sequence ATGCTGCTCGCATTCGATGTCCCCGCCACCGCCAAGGTCGCCCCGCTTCGCGCACCGGCGCTCACGAGCGCACCGAGCGCCGCGCGCGCGTCCAAGCCCGCCGGCGACACCGTCAAGCTCTCGTCCCAGCGCTGGATCACGGTGACCCCCGGCAAGGATTCGCTCCAGGTGCCGGTCACCAAGGCGACCACCTTTTACAGCCTGGCGCGGGCCTACGCCACCGACTACGCCGGGGACAACACCTTCGGCCAGGCGGACGGCAAGGACACGGCCCGCTTCATCGAGGAGCTCAAGAAGGTGAACGGGCTCACGTCCGACGTGCTGCGCCCGGGCCAGGTCCTGACCATCCCCACCGACCCCAAGCGGACCAACGTGAACCTGGTGCTCGCGATCGCCGTGCAGAAGGGCACCGATGCGCGCCGCAAGGCCGGCGAGAAGGTGGCCGAGCTCGACTTCTCCAAGGTCAAGATCGAGGCGGGCCCGCTGGACTCCTACAAGGTGTCGGTGCGCAAGAAGGGCGGCACGGACGACCAGCTCTTCCACGTCATGGACGACCTCAGCGGCCAGCGCCCCGACGGCTACCGGGTCATGCTGCCCGGCGAGGTCACCTTCGGCCGCTAA